The following DNA comes from Anaerostipes rhamnosivorans.
CAGTGCCATCTCTGGTCCCGCTCCTGCCTTTATGGCAAGCGCCACGCCGAGGATTGTTCCGCTGACCATGTCCGGCGGGTCATATGCTCCGATTGATGCTGCTCCGGCAAACGCCAGTTCCAGCGTCGCCCCCATGATAATACCTGCCTGCAGATCGCCCATGATCAGCCCTACAAAAGGTCCGATCACAATAGGTCTCTGAATCATACAGGTTCCCAGAAACCATTCAAAGTTTGTACAAAACCCCAGGATTCCCAGAAGTATTGCCTGTACTCCTGTACTCATAGCTGCTCCTCCTTTTCATCACATTAAAGATGGATCTTCTGCTCCGCCTTTTCCGGCACTCCCTGCTGGTAAACATGCACACCATCCTCAATCAATTCCTTTAACATTTGTTCTTCTTCCTGATTTACATAGACAACCGGCGCCAGACACTTTTTATCTTCCCCCGGCATGGTACCTCCGAGATTGAGTTCCTTAATTCCAAGCTCTTTTACCAGTCGGAAAGCCCCTTCTATATTTTCACAGACAATAAATAACTGGTATTTATCTGTAATTCCACTTTTAATCGCTTTGATA
Coding sequences within:
- a CDS encoding PTS sugar transporter subunit IIB; protein product: MIKKVRVDYRLLHGQVAFSWTSKLSADCILLVTDTLQDDPVRVTSVKLAKPPGVKVVVKTIEESIKAIKSGITDKYQLFIVCENIEGAFRLVKELGIKELNLGGTMPGEDKKCLAPVVYVNQEEEQMLKELIEDGVHVYQQGVPEKAEQKIHL